From Thermotoga sp. Mc24, the proteins below share one genomic window:
- a CDS encoding C4-dicarboxylate TRAP transporter substrate-binding protein — MSRRLLLILVLGVFLVSAVFGAKYTLRFGHVLAPGEPYHQAFLKWAKAVEEKTNGDVRIEVFPSSQLGVEEDIIEQIRMGAPVGWNTDSARLGMYVKDIGVMNLAYFIDFMGAKTPEEAIEVLKKIKQSPTMQKWLKELEQRFGIKVLSFYWVQGYRHFVTNKPIRKPEDLNGLRIRTPGAPAWQESIRSLGAIPVAVNFGEIYTAVQTRAVDGAELTYANVYNGGLYEVLKYMSETGHFLLINFEIVSADWFNSLPKEYQKIIEEEMDKAGIEVSLKIMKELEEEYKQKCIEKGMAVIPASEIDKEAFMEKAKQAYKNLGLENALNQLIKEVKGE; from the coding sequence ATGAGTAGAAGGCTTCTTCTGATCCTAGTCTTGGGTGTATTTTTGGTGTCAGCGGTATTTGGCGCGAAGTACACACTGAGATTTGGACACGTTCTTGCTCCAGGTGAACCGTACCATCAGGCGTTTCTGAAATGGGCCAAAGCAGTTGAAGAGAAAACGAACGGCGACGTTAGAATTGAGGTTTTCCCGAGCTCTCAGCTCGGAGTGGAAGAGGACATCATCGAACAGATCAGAATGGGAGCACCTGTGGGATGGAACACGGACTCTGCGAGGCTTGGAATGTACGTTAAAGACATCGGTGTCATGAATCTTGCATACTTCATCGACTTCATGGGTGCAAAAACTCCTGAAGAGGCAATTGAGGTTCTGAAGAAGATCAAACAGTCTCCGACAATGCAGAAGTGGTTGAAGGAACTTGAACAGAGATTCGGCATAAAAGTTCTCTCCTTCTATTGGGTGCAGGGTTACAGACACTTTGTGACAAACAAACCTATCAGGAAACCGGAAGATCTGAATGGCTTGAGAATCAGAACTCCCGGTGCACCAGCATGGCAGGAATCCATAAGATCTCTCGGTGCTATCCCTGTTGCTGTCAACTTCGGAGAGATCTACACAGCGGTTCAGACAAGAGCAGTTGATGGAGCGGAACTCACCTACGCAAATGTTTACAACGGCGGTCTCTACGAAGTTTTGAAGTACATGTCTGAAACAGGTCATTTCCTCCTCATCAACTTCGAAATCGTCAGCGCAGACTGGTTCAACAGCCTGCCTAAGGAATATCAGAAGATTATTGAGGAAGAGATGGACAAAGCGGGAATCGAAGTCTCTCTCAAAATCATGAAAGAACTCGAAGAAGAATACAAACAGAAGTGTATCGAAAAGGGTATGGCAGTGATACCAGCTTCTGAAATCGACAAAGAGGCTTTCATGGAAAAGGCAAAACAGGCTTACAAAAATCTCGGTCTTGAGAATGCCCTCAACCAGCTGATCAAGGAAGTGAAGGGAGAGTAA